Proteins found in one Limanda limanda chromosome 18, fLimLim1.1, whole genome shotgun sequence genomic segment:
- the tmem181 gene encoding transmembrane protein 181 — MEQLAPMRLYTLSKRHFVLVFVVFLICFGLTVFIGIAGPKIIAEQEHSGDQVLVKNVSLKTGPYNLVSPPLTTYNQQLWLTCVMRAENRQIGDFQQPFEINVELKGVTQDASVMHINNVHQRSRTLHCGTKCDEIIVLHLGYLNYTQYQVVVSFKGLENITYEIKVKFVWKTYNPTFSQVEIWFRFVFVVLTFMVTCMFAHSLRKFSMRDWGIEQKWMSILLPLLLLYNDPFFPLSFLVNSWFPGTLDAFFQALFLCSLLLFWLCVYHGIRVQGERKCLTFYLPKLIIVGLLWLSAVTLGIWQTVNELQDPTYQYKVDIVNFQGMKVFFLIVVAFYILYLIFLIVRACSELKNMPYSDLRLKFLTALTLVVLIISMVILYLRFGARALQDNFVAELSTHYQNSAEFLSFYGLLNFYLYTLAFVYSPSKNALYDSQLKDNPAFSMLNDSDDEVIYGSDYEDMPLQNGRPIKATAKYQDESDSD; from the exons ATGGAGCA GCTGGCCCCCATGCGGCTCTACACTCTGTCCAAGAGACACTTTGTTTTGGTCTTCGTGGTCTTCCTCATATGCTTCGGCCTCACCGTCTTCATCGGGATCGCAG GTCCTAAGATTATTGCTGAGCAGGAGCACAGTGGTGATCAGGTACTGGTCAAAAATGTCTCACTTAAG aCTGGGCCCTACAATCTCGTCTCTCCTCCGCTCACCACCTACAACCAGCAGCTGTGGCTCACCTGTGTGATGCGAGCTGAAAACCGCCAAA TCGGAGACTTCCAGCAGCCGTTTGAGATCAACGTGGAGCTGAAGGGAGTGACGCAGGACGCCAGCGTGATGCACATCAACAACGTGCATCAGAGGTCCCGGACCCTGCACTGCGGGACA AAATGTGATGAGATTATTGTTCTCCATCTGGGTTATCTCAACTACACCCAGTACCAGGTGGTGGTCAGTTTCAAGGGCCTTGAAAACATCACATATGAAATCAAGGTCAAGTTTGTG TGGAAAACGTATAACCCGACCTTCTCGCAAGTTGAAATCTGGTTCCGCTTCGTCTTTGTGGTTTTGACCTTCATGGTGACG TGTATGTTTGCTCATTCTCTGAGAAAGTTTTCGATGAGGGACTGGGGCATCGAGCAGAAGTGGATGTCCATCCTGCTCCCGTTGCTGCTTCTCTACAATG accCATTCTTCCCACTGTCCTTCCTGGTGAACAGCTGGTTTCCAGGGACGTTGGATGCTTTCTTCCAGGCTctgttcctctgctctctgctgctcttctgGCTCTGTGTCTACCACGGCATCAGGGTTCAG GGTGAGAGGAAATGTCTGACGTTCTACCTTCCCAAGTTGATCATCGTAGGTCTCCTGTGGCTCTCAGCCGTGACTCTGGGCATTTGGCAAAC GGTTAACGAGCTCCAGGATCCCACCTATCAGTATAAAGTGGATATTGTGAACTTTCAG GGCATGAAGGTCTTCTTCCTGATTGTAGTCGCCTTCTACATCCTCTACCTGATTTTCCTGATTGTCCGAGCTTGCTCTGAGCTCAAGAACATGCCGTACTCAG ATCTCCGGCTAAAGTTTTTGACGGCATTGACGCTTGTGGTGCTCATTATAAG CATGGTCATCCTGTACCTGAGGTTCGGCGCCAGAGCTCTGCAAGACAATTTTGTGGCTGAACTGTCGACTCATTACCAGAACT CTGCTGAATTTTTATCCTTCTATGGTCTGCTCAACTTTTACTTGTACACATTAGCGTTTGTGTATTCGCCCTCCAAAAACGCCCTTTACG ACTCCCAGTTGAAGGATAATCCTGCTTTCTCAATGCTAAACGACTCGGATGATGAAGTTATATATGG GAGCGATTATGAGGACATGCCTTTGCAAAACGGACGTCCTATCAAAGCAACCGCCAAGTACCAGGATGAGAGTGACAGCGACTGA
- the dynlt1b gene encoding dynein light chain Tctex-type 1, with translation MDEYQTEEETTFVVDEVSKVIKESVEAAIGGNSYQHSRVNQWTTGVVEQCLSQLSKLGKPFKYIVTCIIMQKNGAGLQTASACFWDNSTDGSCAVRWENKSMYCIVSVFGLAI, from the exons ATGGACGAGTatcagacagaagaggag ACCACGTTCGTGGTTGATGAAGTGAGTAAAGTTATTAAAGAG TCAGTGGAAGCAGCCATAGGAGGAAATAGCTACCAGCACAGCAGAGTGAACCAGTGGACCACTGGTGTGGTGGAGCAGTGCCTCAGTCAACTCAGCAAGCTGGGAAAGCCTTTCAAGTATATTG TGACCTGTATCATCATGCAGAAGAATGGAGCGGGACTGCAAACAGCCAGCGCCTGCTTCTGGGACAACTCCACAGATG GAAGCTGTGCAGTGAGATGGGAGAACAAGTCCATGTACTGTATCGTCAGTGTCTTTGGTTTGGCCATCTGA
- the LOC133024870 gene encoding dynein light chain Tctex-type 1-like, with protein MGSLAELSSFICTVLSLSQQVAFVNEEVSKVIKESVEAAIGGNSYQHSRVNQWTTGVVEHCLTQLKKLGKPFKYIVTCIIMQKNGAGLQTASACFWDNSTDGSCAVRWENKSMYCVVSVFGLTT; from the exons ATGGGGTCCCTGGCCGAGCTCTCAAG CTTCATCTGCActgttttgtctctctctcaacaGGTCGCGTTTGTCAATGAAGAAGTGAGCAAAGTTATTAAAGAG TCAGTGGAAGCAGCCATAGGAGGAAATAGCTACCAGCACAGCAGAGTGAACCAGTGGACCACTGGTGTGGTGGAGCATTGCCTCACTCAACTCAAGAAGCTGGGAAAGCCTTTCAAGTATATTG TGACCTGTATTATCATGCAGAAGAATGGAGCGGGACTGCAAACAGCCAGCGCCTGCTTCTGGGACAACTCCACAGATG GAAGCTGTGCAGTGAGATGGGAGAACAAGTCCATGTACTGTGTCGTCAGTGTCTTTGGTCTGACCACCTGA
- the LOC133024562 gene encoding tripartite motif-containing protein 16-like yields MEQQENELDRESFCCPVCLDPLKDPVTTGCGHSYFMSCIKTHWDNKEDRGSYSCPQCRQTFKPRPVLVKNTMLADLVEELKKTGLQAAPADHCPAGPEDVACDFCIGRKLKALKSFLNCLASYCEKHLQPHFQSPPFKVHTLMEPSEKLQENICSRHNEVMTMFCRTDQQCICYLCSVEEHKDHDTVSAAAERTERQRELGLRRQTIQQRVQDKEKDVKLLPQELEAINGSADKAVEYSEKNFNELIRLLEKRSSDVEQQIRSQQETKLSPVRELQERLEQEITELKMKDHELKQLLDTEDHNQLLHNYPSLAPLIKSTHSSSFRICPRRYRKDKRAAVLQVRGRIRDILRETETNILQIVSRVDVLLQQPVIKHSSDQVRVDFLKYSQEITLDPNTVNKHLILSEGNRKVTASLEEQAYSNHPDRFTFLPQVLSRESLTEHCYWEVEVGVTLEETSVAVTYKNIRRAGYRECEFGKNYKSWSLNCGGKIYNFYYNRIWSRVPGPWSSRVGVYLDHNAGVLSFYSISDTMTLLHRVQTTFTQPLYAGVTVYYGDTAEFCELK; encoded by the coding sequence atggagcagcaagaaaatgaactggacagagaaagttTCTGCTGTCCGGTTTGTCTGGATCCACTGAAGGATCCagtgactactggctgtggacacagctactttATGAGCTGTATTAAAACCCACTGGGACAATAAGGAGGatagaggaagctacagctgccctcagtgtagacagaccttcaaaccgaggcctgtcctggtgaaaaacaccatgttagctgatttagtggaggagctgaagaagactggactccaagctgctcctgctgatcactgccctgctggacctgaagatgttgCCTGTGATTTCTGCAtagggagaaaactgaaagctctcaagtcctttttgaattgtttggcctcttattgtgaaaaacacctccagcctcattttCAGTCACCTCCATTTAAGGTGCACACGCTGATGGAGCCTTCGGagaaactccaggagaacatctgctctcgtcacaatGAGGTGATGacgatgttctgccgcactgatcagcagtgtatctgttatctctgctctgtggaggaacataaagaccacgacacagtgtcagctgcagcagaaaggactgagaggcagagagagctcgggctgaggagacaaacaatccagcagagagtccaggacaaggagaaagatgtgaagctgcttccacaggagctggaggccatcaatggctctgctgataaagcagtggagtaCAGTGAGAAGAACTTCaatgagctgatccgtctgctggagaaaagaagctctgatgtggagcagcagatcagatcccagcaggaaactaaACTGAGTccagtcagagagcttcaggagagactggagcaggagatcactgagctgaagatgaaagaccatgaactgaagcaactgttagacacagaggatcacaaccagcttctacacaactacccctcactggcACCACTCATtaaatctacacactcatccagcttcaggatctgTCCCCGGAGGTACAGGAAGGACAAGAGAGCAGCTGTGTTACAGGTAAGAGGTAGAATACGGGACATtctgagggagacagagacaaacattttacagattgtgtctcgagtggatgttttactgcaacAACCAGTGATCAAGCACAGTTCAGATCAAGTCAGAgttgacttcttaaaatattcacaggaaatcacactggatccaaacacagtaaacaaacatctgatattatctgagggaaacagaaaagtaacagcaTCGCTGGAAGAGCAGgcttattctaatcacccagacagattcacttttttgcctcaggtcctgagtagagagagccTAACTGAAcattgttactgggaggtggaggtgggggtgacATTGGAAGAAACTtctgtagcagtcacatacaagaatatcagaagagcagGATACCGTGAATGTGAATttggaaaaaattataaatcttggtcattaaaTTGTGGTGGAAAaatttataacttttattataACCGAATCTGGTCTCGAGTGCCAGGTCCttggtcctccagagtaggagtgtacctggatcacaatgcaggtgttctgtccttctacagcatctctgacaccatgactctcctccacagagtccagaccacattcactcagcctctctatgctggagttacgGTTTATtatggagacacagctgagttctgtgaACTCAAATAG
- the LOC133024871 gene encoding protein crooked neck-like, whose amino-acid sequence MEKSNRSYLTSPVLPHGKVDSLVDLFVRVSNQVAVNMYKHLGCSVYRTANPHNYDAWLDYLHLLDSDDPDTVRRGGGGGYDRAITITPPIQEKRYWRRYIYLWINYTLYEEREVKGYIKLQMPDIEKMIKRELEQQRSLYEAQLAHENTESDLWRRYAEYEMDNGQKVKAKSIWRRAISIRPDFQLFWYEYNLIYSEESNIPECRKVFEEWMATGPGEQAWRFFIENELRHREVALARSLYERFVIVHPKGKNLLDFALFEEKNGNITHSREVFERALQCVQISRDPEFFMAYIHFEEDQKQFERVLNTYDLAFSRTRVLLENFTIFRKNFGDQRVIEDYFTRTNPRNYDAWLAYLHVLYNHDEPETFTFAKIWLLYAKFEIEQNNMHVAEEALDLLESLVRFENDRGGPKGLYREWLDHHNHVKVRIGFANTKGKLYGSTRLSRCRERFKEAHQSLRTCAEEDRIKLLNAWYFFERENGSETTENHVLAKMPQQERRMRRLVDEDGEERSEEYTDFTFPEETAEQHQD is encoded by the exons ATGGAAAAGAGCAACAGGTCTTACCTCACCTCACCAGTGTTGCCACACG GAAAGGTGGATTCCTTGGTTGACCTCTTCGTGCGAGTTTCCAACCAAGTGGCGGTGAACATGTACAAACATCTGGGCTGCAGCGTCTATAGGACG gCAAATCCACACAACTACGACGCATGGCTTGACTACCTGCACCTGCTGGACAGCGATGACCCTGACacagtgaggaggggggggggggggggttatgacCGAGCCATTACCATCACCCCACCCATCCAGGAGAAGAGGTACTGGAGGCGGTACATTTACCTGTGGATAAATTACACCCTGTACGAAGAGCGGGAGGTCAAG GGCTACATAAAGCTGCAAATGCCCGACATCGAGAAGATGATCAAG CGCGAACTGGAACAGCAACGTTCCCTTTACGAGGCACAGTTggcacatgaaaacacagagtccGATCTGTGGCGAAGATATGCAGAATATGAGATGGACAACGGGCAGAAGGTCAAAGCAAAAAGCATTTGGCGAAGGGCCATAAGCATCCGGCCAGATTTCCAGCTCTTCTGGTATGA GTACAATCTTATATACTCCGAAGAGTCTAATATTCCTGAGTGCAGGAAAGTGTTCGAGGAATGGATGGCGACGGGCCCTGGGGAACAGGCCTGGCGTTTCTTTATTGAAAATGAATTGAGACACAGGGAGGTGGCTCTTGCTCGCAGCCTGTACGAGCGAT TTGTAATCGTTCACCCGAAGGGGAAGAACTTGTTGGATTTCGCTCTCTTTGAGGAAAAGAATGGCAACATCACCCACAGCAGAGAGGTGTTTGAGAGGGCGCTGCAATGTGTTCAAATATCCAGAGACCCAGAGTTCTTTATGGCCTATATTCATTTTGAGGAAGACCAAAAACAG TTTGAACGTGTTCTGAATACCTACGACCTTGCCTTTTCCAGAACGAGAGTGCTCCTTGAAAACTTTACAATTTTCAGAAAGAATTTTGGAGACCAGAGGGTAATCGAGGACTACTTTACCAGG ACAAATCCACGTAACTACGACGCATGGCTTGCCTACCTCCACGTGCTGTACAACCATGATGAACCTGAAACG TTCACATTCGCAAAGATATGGCTGCTCTACGCGAAGTTTGAAATCGAACAGAACAACATGCACGTGGCAGAAGAGGCCCTG GATCTGTTGGAGTCTCTCGTTCGATTTGAGAACGACAGGGGTGGGCCAAAGGGCCTTTACAGGGAGTGGCTGGACCACCACAATCATGTAAAG GTTAGGATCGGCTTTGCCAACACTAAGGGAAAGCTATACGGCTCCACACGGCTGAGCAGGTGCCGGGAGCGGTTCAAAGAGGCCCATCAGAGCCTCAGGACGTGTGCGGAGGAGGATAGAATCAAGCTCCTCAACGCCTGGTATTTCTTTGAGAGGGAGAATGGCTCCGAAACCACCGAAAACCATGTCCTGGCCAAGATGCCGCAgcaggagagaaggatgaggcGACTGGTGGACGAGGACGGG GAGGAGAGATCGGAGGAGTATACCGACTTCACCTTTCCTGAAGAGACCGCCGAGCAGCATCAAGACTGA